The Paenibacillus swuensis genome contains the following window.
CCGTCTCCATGCACCAGCCCGATCCGGTAGCGTCCAAAGCTCAATATTTTCTTGCGACCAAACTTTCTACGGATGTCCTCTCCGTCATTATTGCCCGCTACGCCGTCCAATGGAGCGATTCTTTCAAGCATGGCAGCCACATCGGGAGAAACCCAGTCGCCGGCATGTAAAATAAAGTCTACACCTTTCAATCCGCTGATGAGAGCTTGCGGAAGAGCTTTCGCCCTTGCGGGCATGTGCGTGTCCGATACAATTCCGATTTTCACCGTCTTTCCTCCATCCGTTGTTGTCATTGAATCTCATAAAAAAATATGAATTGTAGCAAACTAATTTGGAATGATGTTGATTAAAGGAGAGATGAATCTTGAGCCGCTTGACTGAAATTATTCAAAACCATCACCATTTGAGCGATTTATTCGCCATTGTTAAACATTACGGAGTCAGCGCGGAATTCGTAGCCCATGCGATGATGGACGAGTTTGAGCATCAGAAGGGTGAAGACAATGAAGAACTGGAGCAAGAAGCCACACAACAGCTGATGGAAGATCTTAAGCTGTTTTGCACCCGATTCTAGAAAGTTTACGTTACAAGGTGAAACGTCTGTCGACGTCCTTAAGGCAGAACAGTTCGTTTCATTCCGGAGAAATAACATCAAGTATAAGATATAAATTTATACTTCTGTTATTCGAAAAGGACCAAAGGGACTTCCCTTCGGTCTTCTTTGGCGTGTCCGTGTAAGGCATTAAGAAATACGTAAGTATGTATTAAAATTATAATCGTAAGGATTCTTTTCGTTATGTTCACCTTTCACCGACTCGTTTAAAGTCCATTCTTCAGGAGTTAAAGGTGGGAAAAAGGTGTCCGCTTCATGAAATACAGCATCGATTTCGGTAAGCAACACGGTACCCGCATAGGGTAGGAGCTGCCTATAGATTTCCGCTCCGCCAATAACATACAGATGCTTGTCCCCGAACCGGTCCATCGCTTCTTCAACGGAATGTACAACGACGGAGTCCGCAGCCTGGTAAGTCCGGTTGGTAGTCAACACCACATTCTCACGCCCGGGAAGGGCTTTGGCACCGAAGGACTCGAACGTCTTGCGGCCCATCAATATCGGATTTCCCATCGTTGTCCGCCGGAAATACGCCATGTCCGCCGGTAACTTCCACAACAATTGATTGTCTTTCCCGATTTCCCGGTTCTTACCTATCGCTGCAATCAGAGTAATATTGTATTTCATAAACCGTTCACCATACTTTCTTAAACTGCGATGGGCGCTTTAATGGCCGGATGACTTTCGTAACCTTCTATAATGAAATCCTCATATTTATATTCAAAGATGGACTCCGGCTTCCTCTGAATGACTAGCTGCGGCGACGGCAAAGGATCGCGGGTCAGTTGCAGCTGAACCTGCTCGAGGTGATTGGCATACAGATGCACATCTCCGCCGGACCAGATGAATTCGCCAACTTCCAGTCCGCATTGTTGAGCCACCATATGCGTTAACAGCGCGTAGCTTGCAATGTTGAACGGAAGACCCAGAAACACATCGACAGACCGCATGGTCAGCATGCAAGATAATTTCCCGTTAACGACATAGAATTGGAAGGCGAAATGACAAGGCGGCAGCTTCATGTGATCAATCTCGGCCACATTCCATGCACTAACCAGATGTCTCCGGGAGTCCGGATTCTTCTTGATGGATTCAATAACCGCGCTGATTTGGTCAATGCTGCGACCGTCCGGAGCGGGCCATGAACGCCATTGCGAACCGTATACGGGTCCCAGATCCCCGTTCTCATCCGCCCATTCATCCCAGATCGTTACTTTGTTGTCCTTCAGGTATTGAATGTTCGTATCACCGCTCAGAAACCACAGTAATTCGTGGATAATAGATCGCAGATGCATTTTCTTCGTTGTGATCAGAGGAAAGCCTTGACTAAGGTCAAATCGTAGCTGCCTGCCGAACACACTAACGGTTCCGGTACCTGTCCGGTCCTCTTTCTTCACGCCATGGTCCAATATATCTTGCATTAATTCCAGATAAGATTTCACACTGAGCACCTCATTATCAACAATTTAAATATATTGTAGCTTTACCTCCGGTTGAAAACAAGAATTATAAATGCCGAAGGAGAAGTTTACGCAGGATCGGAATTAAACGTGACGGTAACTCTTCCACGCGCGGAATCAGAACCGAGCCTTTTCCATAAATATTCTCCATCGTTCTGCGTTCCTGCTCTTTAATCTCTCGGCTAGCCAAGAATACACCGATTACTTCGATCCCTTGACGACGGGCTTCATGAACAGCCGAATACGTGTCCAAAATACCTTCCTCATGATACTGCTCCGCGGAAGGCTCTCCGTCACTGAACACCATCAGAATACGCTGCTGCTCCGTTCTGCGCAGAAGGTCCTTGATAACCGTCCGGATCGCAAACCCGTCACGGTTATCCTGTTCCGGTTCCAACTGCATGATTTCGGGACCCTTGGACGAAAGCATGGCGTTGTCGAACGACAGAACTTCCTGAAAGATGTTAGGGTAATCTTCATCCCGAAGCTTCTCGGCATCCTCCCAATGCGCGATTACGGCATGAGGAATGGAAAGTGATTTCAAGGTTTCATGAAATAACGTAATCCCCAGCTTCGTTTCTTCCATCTTATCCGCCATGGAGGCGGAGCCGTCCACCAGCAGCATGAATGCTGTATCCAGACGCGACGCCGGCCGGGCTTTTTTGTAAAAGAGGCGCGGCAAAGGCTCCGTCGCCGCGCGAGTCAGGTTCCGCCCCATGCGTCCGAACGCCAGATCGGTCCGGGGCGCAGTGCGCTGCCGCTCCATCGTGAGCAGGATGGTGCGGTGCAGCTTTCGCCGCAAGGGCGCCACGGCCTGCGCCATGCGGCGGTAAGCTTCCGCTTGCGCGGGTGTCGTCGGCCCCGGGCCGATGCGTACCGCTCGCGCGAAGCGGTTGATGCCCGGAACCCCCGCGGCTCGGCCTTGCTGCGGGGGTTCCGGGCTTTGCGCCGGAGGCGCGGCGACCGCAGGGTCGCCGGCCCCCCGGCGGGTCCGCGCCGGCAGTTCGCGCGCGCGGACAACGGCCAGGGCTTGGTCGCCCTCCTCCAGGCTGCGCGCAGCGGTGCCGTCGGTGTGCGACCGGGTTCCGCGTTCCAGCTCGAAGCGAAGCAAGCTGGAGGCGGGGGCGGTCTCCCGGTGCCAAGTCGGGAGACGCTCCGGTGCGCCTTCCGCCGAATTGGGATCGGCGGAAGTGTCTGGGGTTTGGAGCGGCTTCGAGCGCTCCTCGGGGAGGTTCGAGTCCAGAAGGCGCGTTAGCTCGGGATCCGGATGCTCAGGCGAATCCTCGGCTGTTTTTAGCCGATTATCATGTAATGGTCCAGGGTTGAAGGCGTAATATACCGTCCTCATATCCTCGGTCAGCAGTTCTTTAATGACATTAAATAAGTCATCGCTCAACTGGATCAATGCTGCTGTGGATGTTGCTTCAGATAGACGGGCCCACTCATGCCGTAACCCCCATAATAATGCCCTTATGGTTTCGGGTAGCTCAGCATCTGTGGCGGTTGCAATAGTTGCGAACTCACCCTCTTTCACAGCCTGAACAACAATGCAAGCAAACAGAGCGTCTGTGTGTTGCCGCTGCCGAAGATGTTGCTTCGCTTTATTTTCATAGTAGCTTTCCAACATACGATACCGTTCCCGGAATACAATCGCCGTGCCCTGCCGTTCTGTCATAATAACCTGAGCTAAGCGGCGCTCCTCAAAAAAGAGCAGAAGCTGATTACGAATGGAGGGGAACCGCTCCGGTTCTCGTTTTCGATCACCCTGAGTGGATGAAATGTATTGCTGAAGCATAGCCAGATTCGAGTATTTTGACGCACCAAGAGCGTAAAGATACACATCGCTTTTCAGTCCGATTCGCTCTTTGCTGTTTTCATATCCCTTCCAAAAGCGGCTCAACAATAACCGGGGGCACCCATTCTCCCCGCCATAAGGCTGCCAGGACGCAAATAAGTCCCAGTCAAGATCTAGTTCCTTTTCTCGGGAAAGCGTTCTGGATAAGTCCGTCAGTTCCATTTGGAGAAATGAATCCACTTCGCTTGGCGCAAGCTTAACAAAAGTCATTCGTCCCCCTCCTTTCCGCTAAAGGTTTATGTGTTGCACTTAAAATAGAGTTTCCGCTATATTGACAACGGCTGCCCGTTCCCGCTCATCTTCGAGTTTATCCGCAATGGCTCGGCGGACAGCCCTGTTCGGCGGTAAATAGGCCGCCAGATCACAAGCATCCACTAAAGCGCGGATGGAACCGGCCTCATCCGGCAATTGCCCCATCCGAATCTGTTCAAGTAAATCCGCGGACAATTGAACAAACCTAGAGATTAGAGACTCATCTTGAAGCTTCGATTGCTCACGAATGAGCTTCTGCAGCGCTGCACCCTGCAGGTAAGGCACTTCCATAACCACAAAGCGATTTTTCAACGCCTCGTTCAGCGGCACCGTGCCCACATAACCGATGTTGACCGCGGCGATCACGCCAAACCCCGGCTTAGCCTCTACTACGTCACCCGTAAACGGGTTCGTCAGCCGGCGCCGGTAGTCCAACACGCCATTAATAATCGGCAAGGTTTCCGGTTTGGCCATGTTGACTTCGTCAATATAAAGCAGCTCTCCTGCCGTCATGGCCTTCACGACAGGCCCGGGGACATATTCCACTGTCGTCGCGCCTTGAGCCGTCTGTCCCAGTGTCTTGAAGCCCAGCAGCGCCTCCGCGTCCAGATCTACGGAACAGTTCACGGCGTGCATCCGCTTGCCGAACCACTGTCCCAACGTCTCCGCAAGCTTTGTCTTGCCTGAACCTGTGGGCCCTTGCAGCAGGACGTTCTTGCCCATCGCCATCGCGAGCGCGGCATCGAACGCAAGAGCCTCATCCGGCGGAATATAACCGTTTCCGCCGGACTTTGCTTGCAGGGACTCCGGGAATCGTCCCTCCCGGGCAAGCTGAAGCAATCGTTCTAAGTTTTGTTGGTCCAACCGGAACCCTCCCTGTTAAGCAGATTATACGTGCCTCTGAGCACGCCTGAACATAAAAAGAAGACCATTACCTGCGTAATGGCCTCCTCTCCATGAATATTACTTCTTTTTCATTTTGTGCAATGCCATTTCAGCGGCATCATATGTTAATTCACCAAGTGTCGGGTGAGCATGAATCGTAAGATACACGTCCTCCAACGTTGCGCCCATTTCGATCGCAAGACCGATTTCGGCAATCAGGTTGGAAGCCTCGATCCCGGCAATTTGGCAACCCAGAACAAGTCCAGTGTCTTTGTCGCCCACAAGCTTAACAAAGCCTTCAGTGGCGTTCATGGAAATCGCGCGGCCGTTAGCGGAGAACGGATATTTACCTACGACCACGTTCATGCCTTTCGCTTTCGCTTCGGTTTCGCTTAAACCAACACTGGAAATTTCAGGATCCGTGAAGACGACAAGCGGAATGCACTTGTAATCGACGATGCTTGGCATACCCGAAAGAGCTTCAGCCGCTGTCCGCGCTTCGTAGTAAGCTTTGTGCGCAAGCGCTGGACCTGCAACGATATCGCCAATCGCGTAGATATTCGGCACGCTGGTGCGTCCTTGATTGTCGACTTCGATATAACCGCGGTCGGTAAGCTTCATGTTCAGCAGATCCAGACCCAGATCGCCATCCGTATTCGGACGGCGGCCAACGGTGACAAGCACATAATCAGCCGTTACTTTCTTCTGCTCTCCGCCTACGGAGAAGGTTACGGTAACATCCTTGTCTGTCTGTTCCGCACCTTCTGCTTTAGCGCCTGTAAATACGTCAACTTCGTATTTCTGCAGGTTTTTGGAAACCAATTGCGTTAGATCTTTCTCAAAGCCCGGAAGAATCGTATCGGAGCCTTCAATAATCGTCACTTTGGAACCAAACTTAGCATATACTTGACCCAACTCCATACCGATGTAGCCGCCGCCGATGACAACAAGGCTTTTCGGTACTTCAGACAAGCTCAAAGCGCCTGTGGAGGACATGATACGTCCGCTGAACGGAAAGGTTTTCAGTTCAATCGGACGGGAACCCGTAGCGATAATACAGTGTTTGAAACGGTAACGCGGGGACTCCTGCTCATTGAACAGGCGAACCTCGTTCTCCGAAATAAACATCGCTTCGCCGCGGAACACCTGTACCTTATTACCTTTCAACAGAGAACCAACACCGCTGACAAGCTTGCTGATGACACTGTTCTTATACTCTTGAACTTTAGCGAACTCCACTTTCACATCGTTAGCGGAAATCCCCATGTCCGCCGCATGTGACATCGTTTCGTACGTATGAGCTACGGAAATTAAAGCTTTGGATGGAATACAGCCGACGTTCAGACACACGCCGCCCAATTCCTCTTTCTCCACGATAATTACGCTGTGACCCAGCTGAGCGGCTTTCGCCGCGGCTGTGTATCCCCCGGGACCTGCGCCAATGACAACCACGTCAATATCTAAAGAAGCGTCTCCTACAACCATTATCTTACACCTCCATCATGAATAATTCAGGATCTGCGAGCAAGTTCTTAATGTAGTTCATGAAGTTTTGTGCTGTCGCACCGTCAATTACACGATGGTCGAAACTCAATGAAAGCGCCATAACCGGAGCGGCTACAATCTCACCGTTCTTCACGATCGCTTTCTCTGTAATGCGGCCTGTACCCAGAATGGCAACTTCAGGGAAGTTGATTACAGGTGTGAAGAACATGCCGCCGGCCGAACCGATATTGGAAATTGTGATCGTTCCGCCCTTCATTTCAGCAGGAGCGAGTTTTCCGTCGCGAGCTTTGCCAGCCAATTCTTTAATTTCGTTCGCAACATTCCATACATTCTTACGATCCGCTTCATGAACTACAGGAACGACCAAACCGTTGTCTGTATCTGCCGCGATACCGATATTGTAATATTTCTTGTAGACGATCTCATTCGCAGCTTCGTCAATCGTTGAGTTCATAATCGGGAACTCACGGCAAGCCGCCACCAATGCTTTCACGATGAAAGGCAAGTAAGTAACTTTAATACCCTTCTTCTCCATCGCCGGCTTCAGCTTCGTACGGAAGTCAACAAGCTTCGTAACATCCACTTCGTCCATAATGGTAACGTGAGGTGCCGTGTATACAGATTTAACCATAGCGTTAGCGATT
Protein-coding sequences here:
- a CDS encoding metallophosphoesterase family protein, which codes for MKIGIVSDTHMPARAKALPQALISGLKGVDFILHAGDWVSPDVAAMLERIAPLDGVAGNNDGEDIRRKFGRKKILSFGRYRIGLVHGDGSRKSTEQRALEAFQHEKVDVVIFGHSHVPYKRSHNGILLYNPGSATDKRRQEQYSYGIMELADEVRVQTFYYDSKL
- a CDS encoding dihydrofolate reductase gives rise to the protein MKYNITLIAAIGKNREIGKDNQLLWKLPADMAYFRRTTMGNPILMGRKTFESFGAKALPGRENVVLTTNRTYQAADSVVVHSVEEAMDRFGDKHLYVIGGAEIYRQLLPYAGTVLLTEIDAVFHEADTFFPPLTPEEWTLNESVKGEHNEKNPYDYNFNTYLRIS
- the thyA gene encoding thymidylate synthase; the protein is MKSYLELMQDILDHGVKKEDRTGTGTVSVFGRQLRFDLSQGFPLITTKKMHLRSIIHELLWFLSGDTNIQYLKDNKVTIWDEWADENGDLGPVYGSQWRSWPAPDGRSIDQISAVIESIKKNPDSRRHLVSAWNVAEIDHMKLPPCHFAFQFYVVNGKLSCMLTMRSVDVFLGLPFNIASYALLTHMVAQQCGLEVGEFIWSGGDVHLYANHLEQVQLQLTRDPLPSPQLVIQRKPESIFEYKYEDFIIEGYESHPAIKAPIAV
- a CDS encoding nitric oxide reductase activation protein NorD, with protein sequence MTFVKLAPSEVDSFLQMELTDLSRTLSREKELDLDWDLFASWQPYGGENGCPRLLLSRFWKGYENSKERIGLKSDVYLYALGASKYSNLAMLQQYISSTQGDRKREPERFPSIRNQLLLFFEERRLAQVIMTERQGTAIVFRERYRMLESYYENKAKQHLRQRQHTDALFACIVVQAVKEGEFATIATATDAELPETIRALLWGLRHEWARLSEATSTAALIQLSDDLFNVIKELLTEDMRTVYYAFNPGPLHDNRLKTAEDSPEHPDPELTRLLDSNLPEERSKPLQTPDTSADPNSAEGAPERLPTWHRETAPASSLLRFELERGTRSHTDGTAARSLEEGDQALAVVRARELPARTRRGAGDPAVAAPPAQSPEPPQQGRAAGVPGINRFARAVRIGPGPTTPAQAEAYRRMAQAVAPLRRKLHRTILLTMERQRTAPRTDLAFGRMGRNLTRAATEPLPRLFYKKARPASRLDTAFMLLVDGSASMADKMEETKLGITLFHETLKSLSIPHAVIAHWEDAEKLRDEDYPNIFQEVLSFDNAMLSSKGPEIMQLEPEQDNRDGFAIRTVIKDLLRRTEQQRILMVFSDGEPSAEQYHEEGILDTYSAVHEARRQGIEVIGVFLASREIKEQERRTMENIYGKGSVLIPRVEELPSRLIPILRKLLLRHL
- a CDS encoding ATP-binding protein, which encodes MLQLAREGRFPESLQAKSGGNGYIPPDEALAFDAALAMAMGKNVLLQGPTGSGKTKLAETLGQWFGKRMHAVNCSVDLDAEALLGFKTLGQTAQGATTVEYVPGPVVKAMTAGELLYIDEVNMAKPETLPIINGVLDYRRRLTNPFTGDVVEAKPGFGVIAAVNIGYVGTVPLNEALKNRFVVMEVPYLQGAALQKLIREQSKLQDESLISRFVQLSADLLEQIRMGQLPDEAGSIRALVDACDLAAYLPPNRAVRRAIADKLEDERERAAVVNIAETLF
- the lpdA gene encoding dihydrolipoyl dehydrogenase; protein product: MVVGDASLDIDVVVIGAGPGGYTAAAKAAQLGHSVIIVEKEELGGVCLNVGCIPSKALISVAHTYETMSHAADMGISANDVKVEFAKVQEYKNSVISKLVSGVGSLLKGNKVQVFRGEAMFISENEVRLFNEQESPRYRFKHCIIATGSRPIELKTFPFSGRIMSSTGALSLSEVPKSLVVIGGGYIGMELGQVYAKFGSKVTIIEGSDTILPGFEKDLTQLVSKNLQKYEVDVFTGAKAEGAEQTDKDVTVTFSVGGEQKKVTADYVLVTVGRRPNTDGDLGLDLLNMKLTDRGYIEVDNQGRTSVPNIYAIGDIVAGPALAHKAYYEARTAAEALSGMPSIVDYKCIPLVVFTDPEISSVGLSETEAKAKGMNVVVGKYPFSANGRAISMNATEGFVKLVGDKDTGLVLGCQIAGIEASNLIAEIGLAIEMGATLEDVYLTIHAHPTLGELTYDAAEMALHKMKKK